Proteins from a single region of Bombus pascuorum chromosome 5, iyBomPasc1.1, whole genome shotgun sequence:
- the LOC132907115 gene encoding ATP-dependent DNA helicase DDX11 isoform X2 produces METTEEFPFPFTPYPIQTHFMKELYKCLENSKLGVFESPTGTGKSMSIICGALKWLLDYEKVQKDELTSAISELDEQIKQYINSTDNWFSVQTQQIELNRKRQALQTKLNNIVQYEQKKNSLKERTKSTNSKKKDSSTKFATSFAKDRSEIDKNAVDTNNEKGSIEEELLLEDAEHSESSEDEDKEEIYENIKIFFCSRTHSQLSQFIGELRKSPYSENVSVITLTSRQNYCINKNVKKLKHLNLINECCLQLQRKKTTAKDEKDLKRKKITSSCPFVPGNQDLLIRESLMQIQDIEEIVQKGENLKTCAYYASRKAVSYGQLILVPYNTILHKNTRISSGINLKGNILIIDEAHNLLEAIENMHSVIITGKNLLHCYSQLSQYQKRFQTLFSAKNILSLTQLSFCLRKLITVLGATIKSNPDDVINIEASPKLYKIEEFAIMTNIDTVNMFELLKFIKNSRLSHKLQGFIEQYDTNLKIHNYNTKTCGVKQFLNSIKTKSTEFDTITDIQLDEDRSNNPMMAIISFLECLRSNCSDGRIFIIPGPTVGQSIIKFLLLNPAAHFHDIIRDARAVILAGGTMAPMNEFTDQLFIAAGASSERIVTYSCDHIIPEENIVCSITTHGPTGIEFEFNFQNRENTKLLDELGRALLNLCNIIPAGIIVFLPSYNFEELIYKHLENSGIIKKLFLKKHILREPKSASQVHEILKEYALHIKNPRNSQNGSLLFSVVGGKLSEGLNFSDDLGRCVIVVGMPYPNIQSLELQEKMKYLNENISQNFDGM; encoded by the exons atggAAACTACAGAagaatttccttttcctttcacTCCGTATCCAATACAAACTCACTTTAtgaaagaattatataaatgtttggAAAATTCTAAGTTAGGAGTCTTTGAAAGTCCAACTGGTACTGGTAAATCCATGTCAATTATTTGTGGTGCTTTAAAATGGTTACTTGATTATGAAAAAGTGCAAAAAGATGAACTGACAAGTGCAATTTCTGAACTTGATGaacaaattaaacaatatattaacTCCACTGATAATTGGTTTTCCGTACAAACTCAACAAATAGAATTAAACCGCAAAAGGCAAGCAttacaaacaaaattaaacaatattgtTCAGTATGAGCAAAAAAAGAATAGTCTGAAAGAAAGAACTAAAAGTACAAATAGTAAGAAAAAGGATTCATCTACTAAATTTGCAACAAGTTTTGCAAAGGACAGAAGTGAAATAGACAAAAATGCAGTTGATACAAATAACGAAAAGGGAAGTATTGAGGAAGAATTACTTTTAGAAGATGCTGAACATTCAGAAAGTTCTGAAGATGAagacaaagaagaaatttatgaaaatataaaaattttcttttgctCTAGGACCCATTCTCAACTATCTCAATTTATAGGAGAACTCAGAAAGAGTCCTTATTCAGAAAATGTATCTGTAATAACATTAACATCTAG GCAAAATTAttgcattaataaaaatgtaaaaaaattgaaacatttaaatttaataaatgaatgcTGTTTGCAATTACAAAGGAAAAAGACAACTGCTAAGGATGAAAAAGAtcttaaaagaaagaaaataacaagTAGTTGCCCTTTTGTGCCAGGAAACcaagatttattaataagaGAAAGCTTAATGCAGATTCAGGATATTGAAGAAATTGTGCAAAAAGGAGAAAATCTTAAAACTTGTGCATATTATGCATCAAGAAAAGCTGTTTCATATGGTCAATTAATACTAGTCCCATACAATACCATATTGCATAAGAACACTAGAATTAGTTCaggaataaatttaaaaggaaatatattaataattgatgaAGCACATAATTTACTTGAAGCCATTGAAAATATGCATAGTGTTATAATTACAGGCAAAAATTTATTGCATTGTTATAGTCAACTTTCCCAATATCAAAAAAG atttcaaactttattctcagcaaaaaatattctaagcTTAACTCAGTTGAGCTTTTGTTTGAGAAAACTTATAACAGTTTTGGGGGCTACTATAAAATCAAATCCTGatgatgttataaatatagaagcatctccaaaattatataagataGAAGAATTTGCGATTATGACAAACATTGACACAGTAAATATGTTTGAAttgttgaaattcattaaaaattctcGACTGAGTCATAAATTACAAGGTTTCATAGAACAGTATgacacaaatttaaaaattcataattataatacaaagaCATGTGGTGTAAAAcagtttttaaattcaattaaaacaaaaagcaCAGAGTTTGATACAATCACAGACATTCAATTAGATGAAGATCGCTCAAATAATCCAATGATGGCAATTATAAGTTTCTTAGAATGTTTACGAAGCAACTGTAGTGATGGACgcatatttattattccagGTCCAACTGTTGGACAAAGTATCATAAAATTCCTTTTATTAAATCCAGCAGCGCACTTCCATGATATTA tTCGAGATGCTAGAGCTGTAATATTAGCTGGGGGGACAATGGCACCAATGAATGAATTTACAGATCAGTTATTCATAGCAGCAGGTGCTTCATCTGAAAGAATTGTCACATATTCATGTGACCACATAATTCCTGAAGAAAACATAGTATGTAGCATAACAACTCATGGCCCAACTGgtattgaatttgaatttaattttcaaaatcgagaaaatacaaaattg ttagATGAATTAGGGAGagcattattaaatttatgtaatatcaTACCAGCTGgtattatagtatttttacCATCCTataattttgaagaattaatatataaacatttagaaaattctggtattattaagaaactgtttttaaagaaacatattCTTCGAGAACCTAAATCAGCTTCTCAG gtacatgaaattttaaaagaatatgcACTTCACATAAAAAATCCAAGAAATTCACAGAATGGGTCATTATTGTTTAGTGTGGTGGGAGGAAAATTAAGCGaaggattaaatttttctGATGATTTGGGAAGATGTGTTATAGTTGTGGGAATGCCTTATCCTAATATTCAATCATTGGAATTACaagaaaagatgaaatatttaaatgaaaatatt TCACAAAATTTTGATGGAATGTAA
- the LOC132907115 gene encoding ATP-dependent DNA helicase DDX11 isoform X1 has translation METTEEFPFPFTPYPIQTHFMKELYKCLENSKLGVFESPTGTGKSMSIICGALKWLLDYEKVQKDELTSAISELDEQIKQYINSTDNWFSVQTQQIELNRKRQALQTKLNNIVQYEQKKNSLKERTKSTNSKKKDSSTKFATSFAKDRSEIDKNAVDTNNEKGSIEEELLLEDAEHSESSEDEDKEEIYENIKIFFCSRTHSQLSQFIGELRKSPYSENVSVITLTSRQNYCINKNVKKLKHLNLINECCLQLQRKKTTAKDEKDLKRKKITSSCPFVPGNQDLLIRESLMQIQDIEEIVQKGENLKTCAYYASRKAVSYGQLILVPYNTILHKNTRISSGINLKGNILIIDEAHNLLEAIENMHSVIITGKNLLHCYSQLSQYQKRFQTLFSAKNILSLTQLSFCLRKLITVLGATIKSNPDDVINIEASPKLYKIEEFAIMTNIDTVNMFELLKFIKNSRLSHKLQGFIEQYDTNLKIHNYNTKTCGVKQFLNSIKTKSTEFDTITDIQLDEDRSNNPMMAIISFLECLRSNCSDGRIFIIPGPTVGQSIIKFLLLNPAAHFHDIIRDARAVILAGGTMAPMNEFTDQLFIAAGASSERIVTYSCDHIIPEENIVCSITTHGPTGIEFEFNFQNRENTKLLDELGRALLNLCNIIPAGIIVFLPSYNFEELIYKHLENSGIIKKLFLKKHILREPKSASQVHEILKEYALHIKNPRNSQNGSLLFSVVGGKLSEGLNFSDDLGRCVIVVGMPYPNIQSLELQEKMKYLNENIKSDAGQNFYENSCMKAVNQCIGRAIRHINDYSTVILLDKRYSYKIKALPQWIQRTLIIHKSFGNTIGAISKFFNKKKIESNKKIT, from the exons atggAAACTACAGAagaatttccttttcctttcacTCCGTATCCAATACAAACTCACTTTAtgaaagaattatataaatgtttggAAAATTCTAAGTTAGGAGTCTTTGAAAGTCCAACTGGTACTGGTAAATCCATGTCAATTATTTGTGGTGCTTTAAAATGGTTACTTGATTATGAAAAAGTGCAAAAAGATGAACTGACAAGTGCAATTTCTGAACTTGATGaacaaattaaacaatatattaacTCCACTGATAATTGGTTTTCCGTACAAACTCAACAAATAGAATTAAACCGCAAAAGGCAAGCAttacaaacaaaattaaacaatattgtTCAGTATGAGCAAAAAAAGAATAGTCTGAAAGAAAGAACTAAAAGTACAAATAGTAAGAAAAAGGATTCATCTACTAAATTTGCAACAAGTTTTGCAAAGGACAGAAGTGAAATAGACAAAAATGCAGTTGATACAAATAACGAAAAGGGAAGTATTGAGGAAGAATTACTTTTAGAAGATGCTGAACATTCAGAAAGTTCTGAAGATGAagacaaagaagaaatttatgaaaatataaaaattttcttttgctCTAGGACCCATTCTCAACTATCTCAATTTATAGGAGAACTCAGAAAGAGTCCTTATTCAGAAAATGTATCTGTAATAACATTAACATCTAG GCAAAATTAttgcattaataaaaatgtaaaaaaattgaaacatttaaatttaataaatgaatgcTGTTTGCAATTACAAAGGAAAAAGACAACTGCTAAGGATGAAAAAGAtcttaaaagaaagaaaataacaagTAGTTGCCCTTTTGTGCCAGGAAACcaagatttattaataagaGAAAGCTTAATGCAGATTCAGGATATTGAAGAAATTGTGCAAAAAGGAGAAAATCTTAAAACTTGTGCATATTATGCATCAAGAAAAGCTGTTTCATATGGTCAATTAATACTAGTCCCATACAATACCATATTGCATAAGAACACTAGAATTAGTTCaggaataaatttaaaaggaaatatattaataattgatgaAGCACATAATTTACTTGAAGCCATTGAAAATATGCATAGTGTTATAATTACAGGCAAAAATTTATTGCATTGTTATAGTCAACTTTCCCAATATCAAAAAAG atttcaaactttattctcagcaaaaaatattctaagcTTAACTCAGTTGAGCTTTTGTTTGAGAAAACTTATAACAGTTTTGGGGGCTACTATAAAATCAAATCCTGatgatgttataaatatagaagcatctccaaaattatataagataGAAGAATTTGCGATTATGACAAACATTGACACAGTAAATATGTTTGAAttgttgaaattcattaaaaattctcGACTGAGTCATAAATTACAAGGTTTCATAGAACAGTATgacacaaatttaaaaattcataattataatacaaagaCATGTGGTGTAAAAcagtttttaaattcaattaaaacaaaaagcaCAGAGTTTGATACAATCACAGACATTCAATTAGATGAAGATCGCTCAAATAATCCAATGATGGCAATTATAAGTTTCTTAGAATGTTTACGAAGCAACTGTAGTGATGGACgcatatttattattccagGTCCAACTGTTGGACAAAGTATCATAAAATTCCTTTTATTAAATCCAGCAGCGCACTTCCATGATATTA tTCGAGATGCTAGAGCTGTAATATTAGCTGGGGGGACAATGGCACCAATGAATGAATTTACAGATCAGTTATTCATAGCAGCAGGTGCTTCATCTGAAAGAATTGTCACATATTCATGTGACCACATAATTCCTGAAGAAAACATAGTATGTAGCATAACAACTCATGGCCCAACTGgtattgaatttgaatttaattttcaaaatcgagaaaatacaaaattg ttagATGAATTAGGGAGagcattattaaatttatgtaatatcaTACCAGCTGgtattatagtatttttacCATCCTataattttgaagaattaatatataaacatttagaaaattctggtattattaagaaactgtttttaaagaaacatattCTTCGAGAACCTAAATCAGCTTCTCAG gtacatgaaattttaaaagaatatgcACTTCACATAAAAAATCCAAGAAATTCACAGAATGGGTCATTATTGTTTAGTGTGGTGGGAGGAAAATTAAGCGaaggattaaatttttctGATGATTTGGGAAGATGTGTTATAGTTGTGGGAATGCCTTATCCTAATATTCAATCATTGGAATTACaagaaaagatgaaatatttaaatgaaaatatt aAATCAGATGCTGGtcaaaatttctatgaaaattcatGCATGAAAGCAGTAAACCAATGTATTGGACGAGCTATTCGACACATTAATGATTATTCAACAGTAATATTATTAGATAAACGCtatagttataaaataaaagcacTCCCACAGTGGATTCAACGTACATTAATCATTCATAAAAGTTTTGGTAACACAATTGGTGCTATatctaaatttttcaataaaaaaaaaattgaatccaataaaaaaataacataa
- the LOC132907118 gene encoding probable palmitoyltransferase ZDHHC24 → MIIRKRIWPRTLSDFFSMTFTLTIIPTIYWFQLWVVLPAIHEHGSLPYILHFLFGNFIMLNIVGNFTYIIFCDTSTRRDIMPISAANTKNGWRLCASCETLAPPRSWHCPTCNICILKRDHHCIFTGCCIGHYNHRYFIMFLLYLFVATTYSFCYNNLFIWNIMQFEFPMSLIKIIFPLAIFIFGFDGSTNQFYLVLYIVSAVGMLYTGVLCIYHFCLVLNGNIANESNKKIHIYNLGWKQNVKEVLGNRWYLTWTLPYIKSQLPHNGVIWDTSNSWQYTDFKNK, encoded by the coding sequence atgataatcCGAAAAAGAATTTGGCCTCGCACTTTAAGCGACTTTTTTTCAATGACTTTTACATTAACAATTATACCAACAATATATTGGTTTCAACTATGGGTGGTTTTACCGGCAATACACGAACATGGATCATTGCCGTATATTTTGCATTTcctttttggaaattttatcaTGTTAAACATAGTCGggaattttacatatataatattttgcgaTACTAGCACTAGAAGAGATATTATGCCAATAAGTGCTGCAAATACTAAAAATGGTTGGAGATTGTGTGCTTCATGTGAAACTCTTGCACCTCCACGGTCATGGCATTGTCCtacatgtaatatatgtattttaaagaGAGATCATCATTGTATTTTTACTGGTTGTTGTATTGGTCATTATAATCACAGATACTTtataatgtttcttttatatttatttgtagcGACAACATATagtttttgttataataatcTCTTTATTTGGAATATAATGCAGTTTGAATTTCCTATGTCActtattaaaatcatttttcccTTAGCAATATTCATTTTTGGATTCGATGGTTCTACAAATCAGTTTTATCTCGTTCTGTATATTGTATCTGCAGTAGGAATGTTGTACACAGGAGTTCTGtgcatttatcatttttgtctAGTGCTTAATGGTAATATAGCTAATGAGAGTAATAAgaaaatacacatatataactTAGGTTGGAAACAAAATGTAAAGGAAGTATTAGGCAACCGATGGTACCTTACATGGACACTTCCTTATATAAAATCTCAATTACCCCATAATGGTGTAATATGGGATACATCAAATTCATGGCAATATACAgactttaaaaacaaataa
- the LOC132907116 gene encoding sulfhydryl oxidase 1-like: MDRFDVSLLWKLWLINVIIVNCNAAVVKEPYQSQIPTQGLYNTSDNVVILNVTNFKSSVYEDTKGWLVEFYNSWCGYCLRFAPMWKDFANDIYAWKDIVVIAAIDCADDDNNPICREYEIMHYPMLKYFSVNAHPPSLGLLMEKYDDINELRHSLIDLLGREQQEGRGISWPNIAPYRNYETTNIWKAIPNTIKYVFLLFERTDSHLGAEVILDMHKITTLQIRRVLSDNELLCETNKVTNFPSLIVLARNETQKVLKIRIPTREGVFNAIKEFMISKSETIHELNPIKNHSIKNENHKLNTSTPKQLQATPQPESTDISGDHLYQLDLENALRYSISHEIPLHKIIKDKKMDALKKYLNVLADYFPLRYGNIFLEITRDIIKKRNNISGEEFSQIVKSIEEEMSPVYSGPSKWVGCKGSKEGYRGYPCGLWTMFHMLTVNFAILNKDVEHEPRKILEAMHGYVQNFFGCADCAQHFVQMASKNKMFDVSNANDSILWLWSAHNEVNARLSGDDTEDPKHKKIQYPAVEHCPNCRYENGTWNEEHVLYYLKTKYSYKGINYYDSVNTHKDGNGNKLKIRQERLVLSKYTNNKKIGWDFTIFDISICVVLYVASAIILILVCIKFAVKRTYRKRHYVSLFTKCDFYFC, from the exons ATGGATCGTTTTGACGTTAGTTTGTTATGGAAATTATGGTTAATCAATGTAATAATAGTGAATTGTAATGCTGCCGTAGTAAAGGAACCATATCAAAGTCAAATACCTACACAAGGATTGTATAATACTAGTGATAATGTCGTTATTTTAAACGTTACTAATTTTAAGTCATCCGTTTACGAAGATACAAAGGGTTGGTTAGTTGAATTTTACAACAGTTGGTGTGGTTACTGTCTTCGATTTGCACCGATGTGGAAAGATTTTGCTAATGATATTTACG catGGAAAGATATTGTAGTAATTGCTGCAATAGATTGTGCCGATGATGATAATAACCCAATTTGCCGAGAGTATGAAATTATGCATTATCCCATGCTTAAATACTTTTCTGTAAATGCACATCCACCGTCATTAGGATTATTGATGGAGAAGTATGATGATATTAATGAACTTAGACATAGTTTAATAGATTTATTAGGAAGAGAACAACAAGAAGGAAGAGGTATTTCATGGCCTAATATAGCACCATACAG aaattatgaaactaCAAATATTTGGAAGGCTATAccaaatactataaaatatgtCTTCTTACTATTTGAAAGGACAGATTCACATTTAGGTGCTGAAGTTATATTAGATATGCACAAAATTACAACATTACAAATAAGAAGGGTATTATCTGACAATGAATTATTATGTGAGACAAACAAAGTCACAAATTTTCCAAGTTTGATAGTTTTAGCTCGCAATGAGACACAAAAGGTTCTTAAAATCAGAATACCTACAAGAGAAGGTGTTTTCAATGCaattaaagaatttatgaTTTCAAAATCAGAAACTATTCATGAGCTAAATCCTATTAAGAATCATTcaataaagaatgaaaatcataaattaaatactagCACTCCAAAACAATTACAAGCAACACCACAGCCAGAAAGTACAGACATAAGTGGAGATCATTTATACCAACTTGATCTTGAAAATGCCTTAAGATATTCAATCTCTCATGAAATTccattacataaaataataaaagataaaaaaatggatgcattgaaaaaatatttaaatgtattgGCTGACTATTTTCCTCTGAGATATGGTAACATTTTTCTAGAAATCACTagagatattattaaaaaaagaaataatatatctgGGGAGGAGTTTAGTCAAATAGTAAAATCtatagaagaagaaatgtCACCTGTGTACTCTGGACCTTCAAAGTGGGTTGGATGTAAAGGCAGTAAAGAAGGATATCGTGGGTATCCCTGTGGTTTGTGGACAATGTTTCATATGTTGACAGTTAATTTTGCTATCTTAAATAAGGACGTTGAACATGAaccaagaaaaatattagaagcaATGCATGGATATGTACAAAACTTTTTTGGATGTGCTGATTGTGCTCAACATTTTGTCCAAATGGCTTcaaaaaacaaaatgtttgATGTGTCTAATGCTAATGACAGCATCTTATGGCTGTGGTCAGCTCATAATGAAGTAAATGCAAGACTGTCAGGTGATGATACAGAAGACccaaaacataaaaaaattcaatatccAGCAGTTGAACATTGTCCAAATTGTAGATATGAAAATGGTACTTGGAATGAAGAACATGTTTTATATTACCTTAAAACAAAGTatagttataaaggaataaattattatgattCAGTCAACACACACAAGGATGGTAATGGCAATAAGTTAAAAATAAGACAAGAAAGACTAGTATTgagtaaatatacaaataataagaaaattggatgggattttacaatttttgatATAAGTATTTGTGTTGTGCTCTATGTTGCATCTGCTATCATACTTATATTAGTCTGTATAAAATTTGCAGTCAAAAGAACTTATAGAAAACGACATTACGTTAgcttatttacaaaatgtgatttttatttttgttaa
- the LOC132907117 gene encoding transformer-2 protein homolog beta isoform X2 has protein sequence MSDIERSGSRSASPRRPRTADGGLRDSRSHSRSRKSRERKESHRPVKEYSRSRSRSVSRGRKSYRSSKYASAGHRGSSRSRSRSPYRGGRYSRSRSRSYSRSRYSREHDRNIYRSHSRSPMSSRRRHVGNRDNPCPSRCLGVFGLSIFTTEQQIHHIFSKYGPVERVQVVIDAKTGRSRGFCFVYFESSEDAKVAKEQCTGMDIDGRRIRVDFSITQRAHTPTPGIYMGKPTHLHDRGWDGPRRRDSYRGSYRRSPSPYYNRRRSRYDRSRSRSYSPRFESRGIG, from the exons ATGAGTGATATCGAg CGGAGTGGTAGTCGTAGTGCAAGTCCTAGAAGACCAAGAACAGCAGATGGAGGTTTGAGAGACTCACGTTCACATTCAAGATCACGTAAATCACGGGAACGTAAAGAATCTCACCGACCAGTGAAAGAATATTCACGATCACGAAGCCGTTCAGTTTCAAGAGGAAGAAAGTCATATCGCAGTAGCAAATATGCCAGTGCTGGTCACCGTGGTAGTAGTCGCAGTCGTAGTCGTTCTCCTTATAGGGGTGGTCGATATTCTCGAAGCAGATCACGATCGTACTCTCGTTCCCGTTACTCTCGCGAACATGATAGGAACATTTATCGTTCACACTCTCGGAGTCCAATGTCGTCTAGACGACGTCATGTTGGAAACAGAGATAATCCATGTCCTTCCAGATGCTTAGGTGTATTTGGGCTTTCCATTTTTACAACTGAACAACAAATACATCacatattttccaaatatggACCTGTCGAACGTGTACAAGTTGTAATTGATGCAAAG acTGGACGATCCAGAGGATtctgttttgtatattttgaatCATCTGAAGATGCTAAAGTAGCGAAAGAACAGTGCACAGGGATGGATATTGATGGTCGAAGAATAAGGGTAGATTTTTCGATTACACAAAGAGCTCACACGCCAACTCCAGGAATTTACATGGGAAAACCTACACATTTACATGACAGAGGATGGGATGGACCTAGAAGACGAGA TAGTTACAGAGGAAGTTATCGACGTTCACCTAGCCCATATTACAATCGCCGTCGCTCACGCTATGATAGATCTCGATCACGTTCTTATTCACCAC GTTTTGAATCAAGAGGTATTGGATGA
- the LOC132907117 gene encoding transformer-2 protein homolog beta isoform X3: MSDIERSGSRSASPRRPRTADGGLRDSRSHSRSRKSRERKESHRPVKEYSRSRSRSVSRGRKSYRSSKYASAGHRGSSRSRSRSPYRGGRYSRSRSRSYSRSRYSREHDRNIYRSHSRSPMSSRRRHVGNRDNPCPSRCLGVFGLSIFTTEQQIHHIFSKYGPVERVQVVIDAKTGRSRGFCFVYFESSEDAKVAKEQCTGMDIDGRRIRVDFSITQRAHTPTPGIYMGKPTHLHDRGWDGPRRRDSYRGSYRRSPSPYYNRRRSRYDRSRSRSYSPRRY; this comes from the exons ATGAGTGATATCGAg CGGAGTGGTAGTCGTAGTGCAAGTCCTAGAAGACCAAGAACAGCAGATGGAGGTTTGAGAGACTCACGTTCACATTCAAGATCACGTAAATCACGGGAACGTAAAGAATCTCACCGACCAGTGAAAGAATATTCACGATCACGAAGCCGTTCAGTTTCAAGAGGAAGAAAGTCATATCGCAGTAGCAAATATGCCAGTGCTGGTCACCGTGGTAGTAGTCGCAGTCGTAGTCGTTCTCCTTATAGGGGTGGTCGATATTCTCGAAGCAGATCACGATCGTACTCTCGTTCCCGTTACTCTCGCGAACATGATAGGAACATTTATCGTTCACACTCTCGGAGTCCAATGTCGTCTAGACGACGTCATGTTGGAAACAGAGATAATCCATGTCCTTCCAGATGCTTAGGTGTATTTGGGCTTTCCATTTTTACAACTGAACAACAAATACATCacatattttccaaatatggACCTGTCGAACGTGTACAAGTTGTAATTGATGCAAAG acTGGACGATCCAGAGGATtctgttttgtatattttgaatCATCTGAAGATGCTAAAGTAGCGAAAGAACAGTGCACAGGGATGGATATTGATGGTCGAAGAATAAGGGTAGATTTTTCGATTACACAAAGAGCTCACACGCCAACTCCAGGAATTTACATGGGAAAACCTACACATTTACATGACAGAGGATGGGATGGACCTAGAAGACGAGA TAGTTACAGAGGAAGTTATCGACGTTCACCTAGCCCATATTACAATCGCCGTCGCTCACGCTATGATAGATCTCGATCACGTTCTTATTCACCAC GTCGATATTAA
- the LOC132907117 gene encoding transformer-2 protein homolog beta isoform X1 translates to MSDIERSGSRSASPRRPRTADGGLRDSRSHSRSRKSRERKESHRPVKEYSRSRSRSVSRGRKSYRSSKYASAGHRGSSRSRSRSPYRGGRYSRSRSRSYSRSRYSREHDRNIYRSHSRSPMSSRRRHVGNRDNPCPSRCLGVFGLSIFTTEQQIHHIFSKYGPVERVQVVIDAKTGRSRGFCFVYFESSEDAKVAKEQCTGMDIDGRRIRVDFSITQRAHTPTPGIYMGKPTHLHDRGWDGPRRRDSYRGSYRRSPSPYYNRRRSRYDRSRSRSYSPRKFTFCSVTRPNISSLHGYVSHLKIHNI, encoded by the exons ATGAGTGATATCGAg CGGAGTGGTAGTCGTAGTGCAAGTCCTAGAAGACCAAGAACAGCAGATGGAGGTTTGAGAGACTCACGTTCACATTCAAGATCACGTAAATCACGGGAACGTAAAGAATCTCACCGACCAGTGAAAGAATATTCACGATCACGAAGCCGTTCAGTTTCAAGAGGAAGAAAGTCATATCGCAGTAGCAAATATGCCAGTGCTGGTCACCGTGGTAGTAGTCGCAGTCGTAGTCGTTCTCCTTATAGGGGTGGTCGATATTCTCGAAGCAGATCACGATCGTACTCTCGTTCCCGTTACTCTCGCGAACATGATAGGAACATTTATCGTTCACACTCTCGGAGTCCAATGTCGTCTAGACGACGTCATGTTGGAAACAGAGATAATCCATGTCCTTCCAGATGCTTAGGTGTATTTGGGCTTTCCATTTTTACAACTGAACAACAAATACATCacatattttccaaatatggACCTGTCGAACGTGTACAAGTTGTAATTGATGCAAAG acTGGACGATCCAGAGGATtctgttttgtatattttgaatCATCTGAAGATGCTAAAGTAGCGAAAGAACAGTGCACAGGGATGGATATTGATGGTCGAAGAATAAGGGTAGATTTTTCGATTACACAAAGAGCTCACACGCCAACTCCAGGAATTTACATGGGAAAACCTACACATTTACATGACAGAGGATGGGATGGACCTAGAAGACGAGA TAGTTACAGAGGAAGTTATCGACGTTCACCTAGCCCATATTACAATCGCCGTCGCTCACGCTATGATAGATCTCGATCACGTTCTTATTCACCACGTAAGTTTACTTTTTGTTCTGTCACACGACCTAATATAAGCAGTCTACATGGATATGTGtctcatttaaaaatacataacatTTAA